One part of the Clarias gariepinus isolate MV-2021 ecotype Netherlands chromosome 24, CGAR_prim_01v2, whole genome shotgun sequence genome encodes these proteins:
- the btg4 gene encoding protein BTG4, producing MKEEIAATVFFIARLAKKHGKLDRSFRERFAVTLTSVLFETYKSHWYPEKPCKGQAFRCLRMNKAQPRDPIIECACKQSDIDYEDLGLPKEITIWVDPGEVSCRYGEKNTPFCVTLLEGQKGDSEFSRRINNAVERASSDYHSGTSSDEESSNSSMSSSSMSSSSSARSAPEPKCIPTVSNPNSVYQFSEFGPPPSMQTWSAYPKRKPYAGEGYQQHANGQYPTHNGFKNYRPSYAFSGPRVDKYHWVSKMRS from the exons ATGAAGGAGGAGATTGCTGCAACAGTTTTCTTTATAGCAAGACTGGCAAAGAAACATGGCAAGCTGGATCGCTCATTCCGGGAGAGGTTTGCGGTGACTCTTACGTCTGTCCTTTTTGAGACCTATAAAAGTCACTGGTACCCAGAGAAGCCATGCAAAGGACAGGCTTTCCG GTGTCTGAGGATGAACAAGGCCCAGCCGAGGGACCCTATAATCGAGTGTGCTTGCAAACAGAGTGACATTGACTATGAAGACCTGGGTTTGCCTAAAGAGATCACCATTTGGGTAGACCCTGGAGAGGTGTCATGCCG GTATGGTGAGAAAAACACACCATTTTGTGTGACCCTTTTGGAGGGGCAAAAAGGAGACAGTGAGTTCTCGCGCAGAATTAACAATGCTGTGGAGCGAGCGTCTTCAGACTACCACTCGGGTACCTCTTCAGATGAAGAAAGCTCCAACAGTAGCATGAGCAGTAGTAGCATGAGCAGTAGCAGCAGTGCACGTTCTGCTCCAGAGCCCAAGTGCATTCCCACTGTGTCCAATCCCAACAGTGTTTATCAG TTCAGTGAATTTGGCCCACCACCATCCATGCAGACCTGGTCTGCTTATCCCAAAAGGAAGCCCTATGCTGGTGAAGGCTACCAGCAGCATGCAAATGGTCAATACCCTACACACAATGGCTTCAAAAACTACAGACCATCTTATGCCTTCTCTGGTCCGCGGGTAGACAAATACCATTGGGTTAGCAAGATGCGCTCTTAA